A genomic region of Candidatus Blochmanniella pennsylvanica str. BPEN contains the following coding sequences:
- the cyoC gene encoding cytochrome o ubiquinol oxidase subunit III, whose product MYKHNNLNIKTIFGFWLYIMSDCILFASLFAIYSVLCNNTADCSSGKDIFSLPFVFIETCCLLLSSLTHCKVMIYVEKSCTKQINIWMGITFLLGLCFISMEIYEFYHLIKLGNNPCRSAFLSSFFTLVGTHGLHVMAGLIWIAVMIIHIVYQGLTYTNYIRMQCLSLFWHFLDVIWICVFTEVYLLGVL is encoded by the coding sequence ATGTATAAACATAATAATTTAAATATAAAGACAATATTTGGTTTCTGGTTATACATAATGAGTGATTGTATTCTATTCGCAAGTTTATTTGCAATATACTCTGTGTTATGTAATAACACAGCAGATTGTTCTTCAGGTAAAGATATATTTTCATTACCTTTTGTGTTTATAGAAACTTGTTGTTTATTATTGAGTAGTCTTACTCATTGTAAAGTTATGATATACGTAGAAAAATCATGTACGAAACAAATAAATATTTGGATGGGAATAACTTTTTTATTAGGACTATGTTTTATTAGTATGGAGATCTATGAATTTTATCATTTAATTAAATTAGGAAACAATCCATGTCGCAGTGCATTTCTTTCTTCTTTTTTTACTTTAGTTGGGACCCATGGTCTACATGTGATGGCGGGCCTTATTTGGATTGCGGTAATGATTATACATATTGTGTATCAAGGATTGACATACACCAACTATATACGAATGCAATGTTTAAGTTTATTTTGGCATTTTCTTGATGTTATATGGATATGTGTATTTACTGAGGTATATTTACTGGGAGTACTATAA
- the cyoB gene encoding cytochrome o ubiquinol oxidase subunit I, with amino-acid sequence MFGKLTTHSIPYEDPVIMSTVIIILFIGIILSGIITYYNKWRYLWNEWFTSVDHKKIGIMYIIVSCIMFVRGFADAIMMRAQQALSSSGSYEFLSAYHYNQVITAHGVIMIIFMATPFVIGLMNLVVPLQIGARDVAFPFLNSLSFWLFMVGVILMNLSLGIGEFAQTGWSGYPPLSSKEYSPGVGVDYWIWSIQISGIGTTLTGINFFTTILYMRAPGLSMMKMPVFTWTALCTNTLIIAAFPILTITIALLTLDRYLGTHFFTNDLGGNMMMYINLFWAWGHPEVYILVLPVFGVFSEIVSTFSQKKLFGYTSLIWATIAITVLSFCVWLHHFFTMGAGANVNAFFGIMTMIIAIPTGVKVFNWLFTMYRGKIVFSSPMMWTIGFIITFAIGGMTGVLLSVPGADFVLHNSLFLIAHFHNVIIGGVLFGCFAGTTYWFPKAFGYVLNEKWGKRAFWFWIIGFYIAFMPLYILGFMGMTRRLSQHIDPIFSSMLITASMGTILIGLGIMCQCIQIIVSIVNRDKHKDINGNPWNGSTLEWAVSSPPPFYNFAIIPIINNDRDVFWYVQNNRNIYSCPDQFQSIHMPKNTYSGIVISFFALTFGFGMIWYIWWLVVFSMFGIIATWILHTFNDDTEYYVPVEKIKEIECVNNV; translated from the coding sequence ATGTTTGGAAAATTAACAACACATTCTATTCCATATGAAGATCCAGTTATTATGTCGACAGTTATTATCATTCTTTTCATTGGAATAATTCTTTCTGGTATCATTACATATTACAATAAATGGCGATATCTTTGGAATGAGTGGTTTACTTCTGTAGATCATAAAAAAATTGGGATTATGTATATTATAGTCTCATGTATTATGTTTGTACGTGGTTTTGCCGATGCCATCATGATGAGAGCGCAACAAGCTTTATCTTCTTCTGGATCGTATGAATTTCTTTCAGCCTATCATTACAACCAAGTAATTACTGCTCATGGCGTAATCATGATCATATTTATGGCTACTCCTTTCGTAATAGGATTAATGAACTTGGTAGTTCCATTACAAATTGGAGCACGAGATGTTGCTTTTCCTTTTTTAAACTCATTGAGTTTTTGGTTGTTTATGGTGGGTGTAATTTTGATGAATCTTTCCTTAGGAATAGGAGAATTTGCGCAAACAGGATGGTCAGGTTACCCGCCATTATCAAGCAAAGAATATAGTCCTGGTGTTGGTGTCGATTATTGGATATGGAGTATACAAATTTCTGGAATAGGAACTACTTTGACTGGTATAAATTTTTTCACTACAATTTTATACATGCGAGCTCCAGGATTGTCGATGATGAAAATGCCAGTTTTTACTTGGACTGCTTTATGTACAAATACATTAATCATTGCGGCTTTTCCAATTTTGACTATTACTATCGCTTTATTAACACTAGACCGTTACCTAGGAACCCATTTTTTTACTAATGATTTAGGCGGAAATATGATGATGTATATCAATTTATTTTGGGCTTGGGGTCATCCAGAAGTATATATTTTAGTGTTGCCCGTATTTGGTGTATTTTCAGAAATTGTTTCCACTTTTTCACAAAAGAAATTGTTTGGATATACTTCATTAATATGGGCTACTATAGCTATTACTGTGTTATCTTTTTGTGTATGGTTACACCATTTTTTTACTATGGGTGCGGGTGCTAACGTTAATGCATTTTTCGGTATTATGACCATGATAATTGCCATTCCAACTGGAGTAAAGGTATTTAACTGGTTATTCACTATGTATCGAGGAAAAATTGTTTTTTCCTCCCCAATGATGTGGACTATTGGATTTATCATTACATTTGCCATAGGAGGAATGACTGGGGTGTTATTGTCTGTGCCAGGGGCTGATTTTGTATTGCATAACAGTTTATTTTTAATCGCACATTTTCATAATGTTATTATTGGAGGAGTATTGTTCGGTTGTTTTGCAGGAACCACCTATTGGTTTCCTAAGGCTTTTGGTTATGTTTTAAATGAAAAATGGGGGAAACGAGCTTTTTGGTTTTGGATTATTGGATTTTATATAGCGTTTATGCCGTTATATATTTTAGGGTTTATGGGTATGACTCGTCGATTAAGCCAACACATTGATCCAATATTTTCATCGATGTTAATAACCGCATCAATGGGTACTATATTGATTGGATTAGGTATTATGTGTCAATGTATCCAAATAATAGTCAGTATTGTAAATCGCGATAAACATAAAGATATAAATGGAAATCCATGGAATGGATCTACTTTAGAATGGGCTGTTTCTTCTCCCCCGCCATTTTATAATTTTGCAATTATTCCTATAATAAACAATGATCGTGATGTTTTTTGGTATGTACAAAATAATAGAAACATATACTCTTGTCCTGATCAATTTCAATCCATACATATGCCCAAGAATACGTATTCTGGCATTGTTATATCTTTTTTCGCTTTAACATTTGGATTTGGTATGATTTGGTATATATGGTGGCTCGTTGTTTTTAGTATGTTTGGAATAATAGCAACTTGGATTCTTCATACATTTAATGATGATACAGAATATTACGTACCAGTAGAGAAAATTAAAGAAATTGAATGTGTTAATAATGTATAA